The nucleotide sequence ACGCGGCGGCGTGTCGGTTCGCCGTGCGCCCCGGTTTACGCCGGAATGGCCACGCGCGCGCCCGCGCCGTGCCACGCTGGTACGAGCTGTCCGTCGAGGGGTGGGGTGGGGTCATGAAGGCTACGGACGACAGAGGGCCCCGGCGCCTTTCGGCGCCGGGGCCTGTCCTCCCCGGTGCTGACCTGGAGCCCCGAGCTCTCAAGGTCACTCCCCTCGGACCGTTTTCCCCGAGCGGTCCGCCTCCCGTTCAAGATCTCCCCTCGGCAGCGGCCGTCAATCCTTGAGCCCTGTCACTCGAACGAGGGGTGTTGCGCGGCAGAAGCGCATTTTCGAATGCGAGTTCGATAGTCTGACGGGGTTCGACGGCAAGAAGAGGGGGTGCCAGGGATGGCGCGACGACTCGACGTCACAGGGGCCGACGGCGTACGGCTGGCGGCCTGGGACTTCACGCCCGGGGCCGCTCCCCAGGCCGGCCCCGGCGTGTTACTCCTCCACGGCCTGATGGGCCACGCCGCCCACTGGGCCCCCGCCGTCGGCGGCCTCACGGCGGCGACCGGCCGCGACGGCGCCCAGCAGCCCCCGCCCCGCACGATCGCCCTCGACCAGCGCGGCCACGGCCACAGCGACAAGCCGCCCGCCGCCGCCTTCACCCGCGAGGCGTACGTGGCGGACGCGGCCGCCGCCGTCGAGCAGCTCGGCCTCGGCCCGGTCACCCTCATCGGCCACTCGATGGGCGCCCTCACCGCCTGGCAGCTGGCCGCCGAGCGCCCCGAGCTCGTCCGGGCCCTCGTCATCTGCGACATGCGGGCCTCCGCGCTCGGCGCCGCCTCGCAGCGCGAGTGGCGGGACTGGTTCCGCCGCTGGCCCACCCCGTTCCCCTCGCTCGACGCCGCCCGCCGCTGGTTCGGCGAGGACGACCCGTGGGTCGAGCGCCCCCACCCCGCCCGGGGCGCCTTCTTCGCCGAGGTCATGGCCGAGCACCCGGACGGCTGGCGGCCGGTCTTCGACCCCGAGCAGATGCTGACCTCCCGCGCGACCTGGGTGCACGACGCCCACTGGGAGTCGCTCGCCCAGGTCCGCTGCCCGACCCTGGTCGTGCGGGGCCTGGACGGCGAACTGGGCCGCGCGGAGGCCCAGGAGATGGTCCGGGTGCTGCCCCACGGGGCGTACGCGGAGATCCCCGACGCGGGACACCTCCTCCACTACGAGCACCCCGACGCCTGGCGCGAGGCGGTCGGCCCCTTCCTGAACGGCGTCCTGACCTCGTAGGGGAGCGCGGAGGAGCGCGACCGGGGGGAGCGGGCGGTGAAAGCGACCCCCTGCGCGGCCCCGCGCACCCGGCAGGGTACGTTCCCTCTCGCGGCGCGTTCGAGGTGTACTCCGCGCCGCCTCAGGGAGGAATTGAATGCGCACCACTCTGCTGCGGCGCCTGGCCACCGTGGCCACGGCGCTGGGGCTCAGCTCGGCCGGGCTGCTCGGCGCGGGCGTGGCACCCGCACAGGCCGCGGTCGCCGACTGCCCGGCGGGCTACTTCTGTGCCTGGAAGTCCGACAACGGCACCGGCACGATGTACAAGACGAACGCGAGCGTGCCCACGCTCGGCGGCTGGGACAACGGGTTCCGGTCGGTCGTCAACCGCACGAACAAGTTCGCCTGCCTGTACGACGACGCCAACTACGGCCTCGACGGCATGGTCGGCGTCGTCTACCCGAGCCCCTCGGGTTCCGAATGGGGCGGCCCGGGCAGCAACTCCGTCAGCTCGGTGAAGCTCGTCCCCACCGAGCGCGAGTGCGCCATGGACGCCTACCCGGAGTGGTACTCCGCGCAGGCCCCCAAGGCGGCCGGCTTCGGTGACCTGAACGCCGACAAGAAGGCCGACGTCCTCGTCCGCGACAAGGCGGGCCGCCTCTGGTTCCTGCCCGGTGACGGCTCCGGCAAGCTGGTCGGCGCCGGCGGCTGGAACGGGATGAACCTGCTCACCCGGCACGGCGACTTCAGCGGCGACGGCCGCGAGGACGTCATCGCCCGCGAGGCCTCCGGCAAGCTGTGGCTGTACCCGGGCGACGGCTCCGGCGCCCTCGGCGCCCGCAAGCTGGTCGGCACCGGCGGCTGGAACGCCATGGGCAGCGTCGTCGCCTTCGGCGACATGTCCGGCGACCAGCGCACGGACCTGCTCGCGGTCGAGAAGGCCACCGGCAAGCTGTGGCTGTACCCCGGCACGACGGCGGGCACCATCGGTCCGCGCAAGCTGCTCGGCTCGGGCGGCTGGAACGGGATGAACGTCCTGACCGCGTCCGGCGACATGAACGGCGACGGCCTGGGCGACCTGATCGCCCGCGAGGCGTCCACCGGCAAGCTGTGGCTGTACCCCGGCAAGGCCGGCGCCGCCTTCGGCCCCCGGCTGCTCGTCGGCTCGGGCGGCTGGAACGTCATGGCCTCGCTGCTCGCCGTCGGCGACCAGAACGGCGACGGTCTGGGCGACCTGGCCGCGATCACCAACACCCGCTTCGTCTCCCCCGAGCTCCGCGGCGACGGCGTCCTGGTCACCTACCCGGGCACGGGCACCGGAAAGCTCGGCACGGGCACCCCGGAGACCGACACCTGGTGGAGCCTGAACGGCGCCTTCTGATCGCCACCCGGCCACCCGGCCAGCCGGTCATCCGGCTGACCGGTCACCCGGTCCAACGGCCGGTCAACGAAAGCGCGTTGTGCGCTCGTTGGCCGGCCGTTGGCGCTCCCCGGCAGTCTCGTGCCGTACCGGAACAACGGTCCGGTCCAGGAGAGACGGAGAGCACCTCATGAACCTCAAGCGATCCCTCGTCGCCTTCGGCATGGCGGCGGGCGTGGCCCTCGGCGCGGCGGCCGTGGCCCCGGCGGCGAGCGCCGCCCCGGCGGGCTGCGCCAGCGGCGGGCTGTGCGTGTACTGGCAGGCCGACTACCAGGGCGCCGTCCAGACCGTCTACCAGGACAACCGCGACCTCACCGGCTTCACCAACTTCAAGTACGCCGAGAACGGCGCTGCCTTCAACAACGGCAACAGCTGCAACGTCGTCCTGTGGAAGGCCACGGGCTTCGAGGGCACCGGCTGGAAGCTGGACCGCGGCACCGGCTGGACCCGCATCGGCGAGAACCTCAGCACCATCGGTTCCAACAAGTGGTGCACCTACTAGAACCATGAGCTCCAGGACACGGACCGCAGCCGTGGCGCTGCTCCTGGGTCTCGGTGCCGCCGGATGCTCCACGTCCGGCGGCACCGCCGCCCCGGGCCCGGCGCCGCTTCCCGCCCGCCCCTTCCAGGGCGTCACCCACTACTCGGAGCCCCAGCGCGTGGCCCTGCGCGCGGCCGAGGAGGACCTCGTCGCCGCCTGCATGAAGCGGCGCGGCTTCACGTACCGCCCCCAGCGCCTCGCCACCGGGAACCGGATGGTCGACGCGAGCCCGTACGGGCTGCTGACCGTCCCGCAGGCGATCGACGACGGGTACGGCATCACGAGCACCGCGCTCGCCGCGAAGCCGCCCGTCGACGCGAACGCCGCCGAGAACGCGAACGAGCGCTGGAAGGCGGCGCTGCTGGGCACGCCCGCGCACCGGGTGAACCTCGCGATGCCCCAGGGCCGGGAGTTCTTCTACCACGCGGACTCCTGTGTCGCCGAGGCCAACTCCCGGCTCTACGGCCCCGATTACTACAAGCTCTTCAATACCTTCCAGGTCCTCGCCGACGCGGTCGTCGAGCAGGTCAGGAAGGACGACCGCTACCTCGCGGCGCAGCGGGCCTGGAGCGGCTGCATGAAGGAGGCGGACGCGGCGGCCGGGGTGAAGGCGGGCACGTTCGGAGAGCCGCGGAGCACCGTGGACCGGCGGCTCCAGGAGGCCGGCCAGGACCCGGCCAAGATCCATGAAGTGGCGGGCGTCGAACTGAAGTTGTCGCGTGCGGACGCGGAATGCCAGGCCCGAGTCGGCCTCGCGGAGGTCGTCGCGACGGCGCAGTCCGAGGCCGAGCGGACCGTCGGTGCCGGGTACGCGGACGAACTCGCCGCGCTCCGGTCGCTGCGGGAGAAGGCCCTGGCGACGGCGCGGCCGGACGGCGTGACGGTCGCCGACGGGTGACGACCGACGAGGAAGGGGCCGGCGCCACGGGCGCCGGCCCCTCGACACACCTACGGCGTCACGGCCTCACGGCGTCCAGGCGTACCGGACGTCCGGCTCGCGTTCCTCGTTGCGCTGCCCGTCGGTCCGCTCCACCTCCACGAACCCGTGCCGCTCGTAGAACCGCCGCGCCGGAGCGTTGACCTGGAACGTCCACAGGCGCAGCCCCTCCGGCCGCTGCCGCTTGGCCAGTTCGACGAAGCGGTCGCCGAGCCCCCGGCCGCGCCAGGACGGATCGAGGTAGAGCTGTTCGAGCTCCTCGCCGTCGAGGACCAGCAGACCGGCCACGCGGTCCCCGGCGACCGCCACCCAGCACTCGTGCTGCCGTACGACGACGAAGGAGAACCAGTCCCGCACGGCGTCGCCCTCGTGCGCACGGCGCACGGTCGGCAGCGCGTCGGCGAAGGAGCGCAGCCACACGTCGGCCATGGCGAGGGCGTCGGAGTCGTCCGCGCGCCGAAGGACAAGATCGTCACTGTTCACAGGGCGGGACGATCGCACACCACGGGCTCCGCCGCACCCGAATTGACGGCCTCCGCGTGCGGCCCCGTGCGCCACCAGTGGCGGGACGCCAGGGCGGCCAGGGCCGCGCCCGCGGCGTTGACGAGGACGTCGTCCACCGAGGACACCCGGTCGAGCCGGAAGACGTATTGCGCGGTCTCGACCAGCACCGAGCAGCCCGCTCCGAGCGCCAGGACCCGCGGCACGGACGCCGGCGCCGTCCAGCGGATCGGGGCGAAGAAGCCCAGGGAGGCGAAGACCAGCAGGTTGCCGCCGATGCCGAGCGGACCCATGGTCACCAGGTCCCGCAACGGCACCAGGCTCACCCGGGCGGGGACGACCCCGGCGCCGCCCCCCGGCATCAGCGTCATCCACACGAACGGCACCGTCCCGTGGACCATGGCCACCTCGGCCAGTGACAGCCGCCACGCCGACGGGACGCCGGCGGCCCGCCGCCGGCGCGCCAGCGCCCACACCACGAGCAGGGACAGCGGCAGCGCGACCAGCGTCATGAGCACCACGCCGTTGAACGTGTCGAAGCAGCCGTGCCACCGCCCCGCCGCGCACCTCGGCGCGGACATCATGAGCGGCCCCCGCATGACGAACAGGACGCCCGCGAGACCGAGTACCAGCAGGCCGGGGAGGAGCATCCGGGCCACCCGGCGGGGCGGCGCCGGCAGGGACGCGTTGTGGTTCATGCCCCCATTGGAGGGGGCGGCGTGTTGCGTCGGCGTATGTTTTTCCCGGTACGCCCCCGATACCGGACCCCTTAGCGTGGGGGCCATGACCGAGAAGCCGTCGCGGGTCGCACTGCACCCGCTCACCCTCGCCGACCAGGAAGAATTCTGCGCGCTCGTGCGCGCGAGCGCCGAGCTGCACGGCCCCTGGATGCAACTCCCCTCCACAGCCGAGGAGTTCAGCAGCTGGATGCGCCGCTTCGAGGACGGCACCAACCTCGGCTTCCTGGTCCGCGTCCGGGAGACCGGCGCGACCGCCGGGATGGTCAACATCAACTCGGTCATCCGGGGCCGCTACCAGGGCGCGTCCCTCGGCTACGCCGCCTTCGCCCCGTCCGCGGGCCGCGGCTACATGTCCGAAGGCGTCGCCGCCGTCCTGGAGTACGCCTTCACCGAGTTGCGGCTGCACCGGCTGGAGGCCAACGTCCAGCCGGGGAACAAGGCCTCCCTGGCCCTGATCCAGCGGCTCGGCTTCCGCTACGAGGGCCTCTCGCCCGCCTATCTGTACATCGACGGGGACTGGCGCGACCACGAACGCTGGGCCGTCACCGCCCCGAGCCCCTGGACCCCCGACCCGTCCCTTCCCGAGGTCTGAGCCGCCCCGCCGAACGCCCTAGTCCGCGCCCCCGCCCGGCGCGGACGCGAGCCCCGCGTCCCCGCCCGGCGCGGACGCGAGCCCCGCGCCCCCGCCCGGCGCCGTACGGCTGCGGGGCAGGTGCCAGACCTGGAGTTCGCCGGTCTGGGCCGGCGCCATGACCTCCGCCGGGCGGCGCTCCGGCAGGGGGAGGAAGCCCAGCCGGGCGGGCACGGCGGCGCTCGCGGTGTTCGCCGCGTCGTGGACGATCTCGACCCGCTCGATGCCGGGAAGCCGGAAGGCCTGCTCGGCGAGCGCCCCCGCCGCCCGCGTCGCCAGGCCCCGACCGGTGGCCGCCGGGTGCAGCCAGTAGCCGATCTCCAGCGTGTCCCCGGGGGTGTCGTCGTACCGGGCGAGCCCGCAGGAGCCGACGACGGCGCCGTCGAGCACGATCGCGTAGCTGCGCTCCTCGCCGCTCGCCCACAGCGCGGCGCGTCCGGCGAGGAAGTCCCGGGTCCGGGCGAGGCTGTGGTCGGCGACCCACGGCATCCAGGGCCGCAGGTGCGCGAGCGACTCCTCGATGACCCGGAAGAACTCCGGCAGGTCCGCCTCGGGGTCGTACGCGCGCAGGACGAGCCCGCCGTCGAGGGTGATCACGGGGTCGGGCTGCGTCACGGCGGCGAGGTCCATGGGCCGAGGATGGTACGCGGCGGCCGCCCCCGGCAAGGGAGTTGAGGGGACGTGCCGGGTGGGCGACGGGGCGGGCCGGGGTGCTGAGACGGGCGTCACATTCCGCGATGTCACATCGCGGGGCGCTCGTTCCGTCCTGTGGGTGTAGTCACCGACCGGCACGGAGGAACCCGCCATGGACGCCCGTCTGAACATGTTCGCCAGCCCGACCGCCGTCAAGGCCTGGAAGCACATCATCGCCGCCGGCAAGCTCCTGGAGGACGGCACGGTCCCCACCTCCACCCTGGAGCTGATGAAGATCCGGGCCAGCCAGATCAACGGCTGCGGCTACTGCCTCGACATGCACACCAAGGACGCGGCCGCCGCGGGAGAGACCCCGATCCGGCTCCACCTGGTCGCGGCCTGGCGGGAGGCCACCGTCTACACCGACGCCGAGCGCGCCGCCCTGGCCCTCGCGGAGCAGGGCACCCGGCTCGCCGACGCGGCCGGCGGGGTCTCGGACGAGGTCTGGGCCGAGGCCGCCAAGCACTACGACGAGAACCAGCTCGCCGTCCTCGTCTCCTCGCTCGCGGTCATCAACGCCTTCAACCGGGGCAACGTCATCGCCCAGCTCCCGGCCGGCGACTACCAGCCCGGTCAGCACGGCTGACCCGCCGCCCCCCGGTCCCGTCACGTCACGTCAAGGAGAACCCGTGAACCTCGCGCTGTGGATCGTCGCCGGACTGCTCGCCGCCGCCTACCTGGCCGGAGGCGTGTACAAGGTGGTCACCCCGAAGGCGAAGATCGCCGCCGCCGGTCACAGCGGCCGGTGGGTGGAGGACTTCAGCGCCGGCGGAGTCAAGGCCATCGGCGCCCTGGAGGCCCTCGCCGCCGTCGGCCTGGTCCTGCCCGCCGCCCTCGACATCGCCCCCGGCCTGGTCCCGGTGGCCGCGACCGGCCTGCTGGTCATCATGGTGGGCGCGGCGATCACCCGGATACGGCGGCGCGAGCTGAACCTCGTGGTGGTGGACGTGGTCTACCTCGTCCTGATCGGGTTCGTGGTCTGGGGCCGGTTCGGCCCCGAGTCCTTCACCGCCTGACCGGACGGGTACCCCGACCCGCCCGACCGGACCGGTACGCCGACGGCCCGCCCGGAAGACCCGGGCGGGCCGTCGGCGTGTCCGAGCGGCGGCGACTAGCCCTTGCTCACCGCCGTCAGGATCTCCGGCAGCCGTCCCGCCGTCCGCGGCGCCGCCACCTTGAGGCCCGCCCAGACGAGGAGCGCGCCGTAGAGCGCGCCCGCCGGGAGCAGCAGCCACAGCAGGGACTCCTGGTCGGACAGGTGGAGGTAGACCGTCGCCCCGATCAGCGGGGCGCACAGCAGCGGGGCCACGAGCATGCCGCCGAAGATCGAGATCCAGGCCAGGGCGCCCTGTCCCGGGGCCACGTTCTTGTAGCCGCTGTCCTGCGGGATGGAGTACGGGAAGAGGGCCGAGGCCACCGCGCCGACCGCCAGCATCGCGCCGAGCAGCCCGAGCGCCAGGCCGAGGGCGTCGGGGAGCCGGGACCACGCGCCGAGGACGGCGGTCGTCAGGACGGTGACGAAGACCGCGTACGGGAGGGTGACCAGGAGCAGGGCCTGGGCCCGCGCGCGGAGTTCGGCGTACGCGTCGGCCGTCGTCGAGATGGTCTGGGCGACCATCCAGAACGCCGAGCTGTCCTGCCCGAACTGGTTGTACATCAGCATGCCGAGCATGCCGGAGGCGAAGCACGCCCAGTAGACCGAGCCCGTGCCCTGCAGGGCGTTGACGAGCGGCACGATGAGGCCGAGGGCGAGCGAGGTCACCGCGCTCGCCTTCGTCTTCGGGTCGCGCCACATGTACCGCAGGCTGCGCTCCATGACCGCGCCCGTGCGGCCGCCCGGCAGGATCCGGCCGAGCAGTCCCGTACCGCCGTCGTCGCGGACGCCGGCGTCGGAGGCCGCGCCGATCGTGGAGCCGTCCGGCTCGACCATCAGCCGCACCAGGCTCCGCTGCCACCAGTACAGGAGCGCGACCAGCGCCGCCGCCGTGAGCAGCAGCCGGGCCGCCGCCACCGCGTAGTCGCCCCGGGCCGCGGAGTCGACCGCGCCGATCGCGGCGGCCGGCGGCAGCCAGCCGACGACGGCCGCCGCCGGTTCGAGCGATTCGAGTCCGCCGGCCCGGCCGAGGCGCTGGGCGGCGAAGTTCACGACCTGGATGCCGACCGCGATGACCAGGCCGCTGAGCAGCGCCAGGTCGCGGCCCTTGCGGGAGGTGAGGAGCCGGACGTTGGCGGCGGCCACGGCCCGGGACAGGGCCACGCACGTCACGGTCACCAGGGGCACGGCGAGGACGGCGACGACGACACCGGCCGCGCCGTGCGCGACGGACAGGGCCGCGCCGAACGCCAGGACCAGGGTGAGGACGGGGCCGATGCCCACGAGCGAGGCCACGAGCAGCGCCCGGATCAGCGGCCGGGGCCGCAGCGGCAGCATGACGAGCCGCGACGGGTCGAGGGTCTCGTCGCCGCTCGGGATGAACAGCGGCATCACCGTCCAGGAGAGCGCGAGGACCCCGGTGAGGAGGATCGCGACGCTGTCGGCGTCGGCGTTGCCCCGCATCAGCGCGAAGGCCAGCACCAGGGCCGCGGCGAAGACCGCGCCGAAGACGATCGACAGGATGTACGCGGCGGTCCGGCCGCCCGACTGCCGCAGTCCGTTCCGCAGCAGGCTCAGCTTGAGCCGTACGAAGACGGAGGTGAGCGAGGCCGCGGGGGCGGTGCCGGCCGTGGTGGTGGAGGCGCTCATCGCTGGGTCCCGCCGCCCAGCCAGTCCAGCGAGTCGCCGGCGGCCTCGCGCCCGTTCGCGCCGACGAGTTCCAGGAACGCGGCCTGCAGCGAGGGCGCCTGGCCGCGGACCTCGGCGAGCGTGCCCTGCGCGCGGATCTGGCCCGCCGCCATCACGGCGACCCAGTCGCAGAGCGACTCGACCAGTTCCATGACGTGGCTGGAGAAGACGACGGTGGCCCCGGAGGCGGTGTACCGCTCCAGGACGCCCCGGATGGTCTGCGCGGAGACCGGGTCGACGCCCTCGAAGGGCTCGTCGAGGAAGAGCACCTCGGGGTTGTGCAGCAGCGCCGCCGCGAGCCCGATCTTCTTCCGCATGCCGGTCGAGTAGTCCACGACCAGCTTGTTCTGCGAGCCGGTCAGGTCGAGGACGTCGAGGAGCTGCGCGGCCCGCTTGTCGACCTCGGCGCCGGGGAGGCCCCGCAGCCGCCCGGTGTACGCGAGGAGTTCACGGCCGGAGAGCCGCTCGAAGAGCCGCAGGCCCTCCGGCAGGATGCCGATGCGGGCCTTGACCTGGGCGACCGACTCGGGGTCGGCCCACACGTCGTGCCCGGCGACGAGGATGCGGCCGTGGTCCGGGCGGAGCAGGCCGGTGATCATCGAGAGCGTGGTGGTCTTGCCCGCTCCGTTGGGCCCGACGAGTCCGATGAACCTGCCCGCGGGCAGGACCAGGTCGATCCCGTTCACCGCGATCTGCTGGCCGAATCGTTTCCACAGACCCTCGACACGCACGGCGGGCACCGCACCGTCGCCCGGTGCGGCGCCCGCATTGTCGAACTCTCTGTCAAATGCCTGGTCAGGCATGCTCCGTCAACCCCTAGGTCGTCCCCGTGTGTACGGGGCCCACCCTAAGGGCGGGGCCCGCCCGGGCCCCAGGTCACTGCGCGCGGCCGCGTGCCTCCGCCGCTTCCCGGCCACAGGCGTACGCGAGGGCGCTGATCAGCTCCTCCGCGTCAGGGAGCCAGCGGTTCGCGGGGGTGGGGCGGCGGGCCCACTGCACGGCGCCGCAGCCGCCGATGCGGGTGGGCGGGGCCGCGACGTAGTGGCCTTCGCCGCGGGTGGTGAGGTCGATGGCGGCCGGGACCCAGCCGAGCTTGCGGACGAGGTCCGGGACCTTGGCGGCGGCGCCGGGCAGTACGAAGAAGAACATCCGGCGGTCCGGGGTGCAGGTCACCGGGCCGAGCGTCAGCTCCATCCGCTCCATCCGGGCGAGCGCGAGGAATCCGGCCGACTCGGGCACCTCGATCGCGTCGAAGGTGCGGCCCGTCGGCAGCAGGATCGACGCCTTCGGCTGCTTCGACCACATCCGCCGGGCGCCGACCCCGCTGCCGGTCGCCTGGGTCGACCAGTCGGGCCTGACGGCGTGGGCGCCGGGCACGGCGCACGCGTCCGCCCCGCAGGAGCAGCGCTCCCTGCCCTCGACGGCCTCCAGCCAGGTCCCGGGAAACACGTCCCAGTGCCGCTCTTCCGCGTACCGCACGGCGCTGTCCAGCAGCTGCTCGCCTCGCTGCTTGGGGATCTGTGCGGCTTCCGTGACTCCGATGGTCTCTTCCACGGTGAGCACAACTCCCCCCGCCACCTGGGGTTACGGCCAGGGGGTGCGGCGGTGTGAGGCATCGATCCTGCACGCGGGGCGCATCGGAGCACGGGCGGGGGCGCGCGGGGGGCCGGGGAGCGGGGGTGGGTACGCACAGGTGGGGGCGCCGGTGGCGAAGCCGCGGCCGACGTGTCCGGTTTCGCGTGTTCACATCGGCATTGACCGGATATTCACCGGGCAGTGATCACCTCACCGGTGATCACCGCACGGCCTCAGGGGGTACACATGGCAGCCAGGCCACTCGTTCCGCGCCAGCTCAACGAACGGCTCCAGGCGCTCATTCAGGAGGCCGGCTGTTCCAACGCCGGTCTCGCCCGCAGGGTCAACATGGTCGGCTCGGAGCGCGGCCTCGACCTGCGGTACGACAAGACGTCGGTGGCGCGCTGGCTGCGCGGGCAGCAGCCGCGCGGGCGCGCGCCGGGGATCATCGCCGAGGCCCTGGGCCGCAAGCTGGGCCGTACGGTCACGATCGACGAGGTCGGCATGGCCAACGGCCGCAACCTCGCGGCCGGGGTGGGGCTCCAGTTCGCGCCGACCGTGCCGGGGGCGATCGAGCAGGTCTGCGAGCTGTGGCGCAGCGACGTGGGGCGCCGGGACTTCCTCGCCGGGTCGACGGTGGCGGCCTCCGCGCTCGTCGAGCCCAGCAGGGACTGGCTGATCACCGGGCCGGACGCGCACGTGGCGCGGATGGCGGGCGCCCGGGTCGGGGTCGCGGACGTGGCGGCCGTACGGGAGATGACGGCCGCACTCGTCGACCTCGACCGGCGGTTCGGCAGCGGGCACGTGCGGCCGGTGGTCGTCCACTACCTCAACAGCGTGGTCTCGGGGATGCTCTCCGGTTCGTACCGGGAGGCGGTCGGCAGGCAGCTGTTCGCGGCGGTCGCCCGACTCACCGAACTCGCCGGGTACATGGCGGTGGACACCGGTGAACCGGGCCTGGCCCAGCGGTACTACATCCAGGCGCTGCGGCTCGCCCAGGCCGCCGGCGACCGGGGCTACGGCGGCTATGTGCTCGCCGCCTCGATGAGCCACCTCGCCGCCCAGCTCGGAAACCCGCGGG is from Streptomyces venezuelae ATCC 10712 and encodes:
- a CDS encoding alpha/beta fold hydrolase, with product MARRLDVTGADGVRLAAWDFTPGAAPQAGPGVLLLHGLMGHAAHWAPAVGGLTAATGRDGAQQPPPRTIALDQRGHGHSDKPPAAAFTREAYVADAAAAVEQLGLGPVTLIGHSMGALTAWQLAAERPELVRALVICDMRASALGAASQREWRDWFRRWPTPFPSLDAARRWFGEDDPWVERPHPARGAFFAEVMAEHPDGWRPVFDPEQMLTSRATWVHDAHWESLAQVRCPTLVVRGLDGELGRAEAQEMVRVLPHGAYAEIPDAGHLLHYEHPDAWREAVGPFLNGVLTS
- a CDS encoding peptidase inhibitor family I36 protein, with translation MRTTLLRRLATVATALGLSSAGLLGAGVAPAQAAVADCPAGYFCAWKSDNGTGTMYKTNASVPTLGGWDNGFRSVVNRTNKFACLYDDANYGLDGMVGVVYPSPSGSEWGGPGSNSVSSVKLVPTERECAMDAYPEWYSAQAPKAAGFGDLNADKKADVLVRDKAGRLWFLPGDGSGKLVGAGGWNGMNLLTRHGDFSGDGREDVIAREASGKLWLYPGDGSGALGARKLVGTGGWNAMGSVVAFGDMSGDQRTDLLAVEKATGKLWLYPGTTAGTIGPRKLLGSGGWNGMNVLTASGDMNGDGLGDLIAREASTGKLWLYPGKAGAAFGPRLLVGSGGWNVMASLLAVGDQNGDGLGDLAAITNTRFVSPELRGDGVLVTYPGTGTGKLGTGTPETDTWWSLNGAF
- a CDS encoding peptidase inhibitor family I36 protein, with translation MNLKRSLVAFGMAAGVALGAAAVAPAASAAPAGCASGGLCVYWQADYQGAVQTVYQDNRDLTGFTNFKYAENGAAFNNGNSCNVVLWKATGFEGTGWKLDRGTGWTRIGENLSTIGSNKWCTY
- a CDS encoding GNAT family N-acetyltransferase — translated: MNSDDLVLRRADDSDALAMADVWLRSFADALPTVRRAHEGDAVRDWFSFVVVRQHECWVAVAGDRVAGLLVLDGEELEQLYLDPSWRGRGLGDRFVELAKRQRPEGLRLWTFQVNAPARRFYERHGFVEVERTDGQRNEEREPDVRYAWTP
- a CDS encoding VanZ family protein — encoded protein: MNHNASLPAPPRRVARMLLPGLLVLGLAGVLFVMRGPLMMSAPRCAAGRWHGCFDTFNGVVLMTLVALPLSLLVVWALARRRRAAGVPSAWRLSLAEVAMVHGTVPFVWMTLMPGGGAGVVPARVSLVPLRDLVTMGPLGIGGNLLVFASLGFFAPIRWTAPASVPRVLALGAGCSVLVETAQYVFRLDRVSSVDDVLVNAAGAALAALASRHWWRTGPHAEAVNSGAAEPVVCDRPAL
- a CDS encoding GNAT family N-acetyltransferase, whose protein sequence is MTEKPSRVALHPLTLADQEEFCALVRASAELHGPWMQLPSTAEEFSSWMRRFEDGTNLGFLVRVRETGATAGMVNINSVIRGRYQGASLGYAAFAPSAGRGYMSEGVAAVLEYAFTELRLHRLEANVQPGNKASLALIQRLGFRYEGLSPAYLYIDGDWRDHERWAVTAPSPWTPDPSLPEV
- a CDS encoding GNAT family N-acetyltransferase; amino-acid sequence: MDLAAVTQPDPVITLDGGLVLRAYDPEADLPEFFRVIEESLAHLRPWMPWVADHSLARTRDFLAGRAALWASGEERSYAIVLDGAVVGSCGLARYDDTPGDTLEIGYWLHPAATGRGLATRAAGALAEQAFRLPGIERVEIVHDAANTASAAVPARLGFLPLPERRPAEVMAPAQTGELQVWHLPRSRTAPGGGAGLASAPGGDAGLASAPGGGAD
- a CDS encoding carboxymuconolactone decarboxylase family protein → MDARLNMFASPTAVKAWKHIIAAGKLLEDGTVPTSTLELMKIRASQINGCGYCLDMHTKDAAAAGETPIRLHLVAAWREATVYTDAERAALALAEQGTRLADAAGGVSDEVWAEAAKHYDENQLAVLVSSLAVINAFNRGNVIAQLPAGDYQPGQHG
- a CDS encoding DoxX family protein, which codes for MNLALWIVAGLLAAAYLAGGVYKVVTPKAKIAAAGHSGRWVEDFSAGGVKAIGALEALAAVGLVLPAALDIAPGLVPVAATGLLVIMVGAAITRIRRRELNLVVVDVVYLVLIGFVVWGRFGPESFTA
- a CDS encoding ABC transporter ATP-binding protein translates to MPDQAFDREFDNAGAAPGDGAVPAVRVEGLWKRFGQQIAVNGIDLVLPAGRFIGLVGPNGAGKTTTLSMITGLLRPDHGRILVAGHDVWADPESVAQVKARIGILPEGLRLFERLSGRELLAYTGRLRGLPGAEVDKRAAQLLDVLDLTGSQNKLVVDYSTGMRKKIGLAAALLHNPEVLFLDEPFEGVDPVSAQTIRGVLERYTASGATVVFSSHVMELVESLCDWVAVMAAGQIRAQGTLAEVRGQAPSLQAAFLELVGANGREAAGDSLDWLGGGTQR
- a CDS encoding bifunctional DNA primase/polymerase, encoding MLTVEETIGVTEAAQIPKQRGEQLLDSAVRYAEERHWDVFPGTWLEAVEGRERCSCGADACAVPGAHAVRPDWSTQATGSGVGARRMWSKQPKASILLPTGRTFDAIEVPESAGFLALARMERMELTLGPVTCTPDRRMFFFVLPGAAAKVPDLVRKLGWVPAAIDLTTRGEGHYVAAPPTRIGGCGAVQWARRPTPANRWLPDAEELISALAYACGREAAEARGRAQ